A genomic segment from Chitinophagaceae bacterium encodes:
- the pyk gene encoding pyruvate kinase, with translation MNTTDKNISKYLYQEMDKEAGIAHAQKRTKIVATVGPACDTYEKLLELVKAGVNVFRLNFSHGTNDDKKTIIKYITRINNEEPYNIGILGDLQGPKVRVGELHDASIHLETGDKLIFTTEKQVGTKDKIYISYPNLTKDVIVGERIFLDDGKMEIKVEEILNEKEISVSVILGGTLLPKKGVNFPDSTLSLPSLTEKDLADLEFIIEQKINWVALSFVRKEEDILDLKQRIKQKSSKLKVIAKIEMPEAVKNIRNIILASDAIMIARGDLGVEIPIEQVPIVQKDIIRKCIRRAKPVIVATQMMESMIDRTKPNRSEVTDVANAVLEGTDAVMLSGETATGAYPKLVVETMTRIIQYVESTLYHYNREDLLAPQPHSPSFISDAICYNACKLAQDAKADALIGMTQSGYTGFMLSSYRPKSPLFIFSKERTLINQLSLSWGVRGLFYNEEVSIDDIIFDQINILKERGYLKKGDIVVNTGSIPVKLHLNTNTIKITMVD, from the coding sequence ATGAATACAACAGATAAAAATATAAGCAAATACCTGTACCAGGAGATGGATAAAGAAGCAGGTATTGCACACGCCCAAAAAAGAACTAAAATTGTAGCTACAGTTGGCCCGGCCTGCGATACCTACGAAAAACTGCTGGAGCTGGTAAAAGCCGGCGTAAATGTTTTTCGACTAAATTTTTCCCATGGCACCAATGACGATAAGAAAACCATCATAAAATATATCACCCGCATTAATAATGAAGAACCCTATAATATTGGCATCCTTGGTGATTTACAAGGGCCTAAAGTAAGGGTGGGCGAACTGCATGATGCAAGCATCCACCTAGAAACAGGCGACAAACTCATTTTTACCACCGAAAAACAAGTGGGCACAAAAGATAAAATTTATATCTCCTACCCCAATCTTACCAAAGATGTAATAGTGGGCGAACGCATTTTTCTCGATGATGGCAAAATGGAAATTAAAGTAGAAGAAATATTGAATGAAAAAGAAATTTCTGTAAGCGTTATACTTGGCGGTACTTTACTTCCCAAAAAAGGAGTAAACTTTCCCGACAGCACCCTCTCTTTACCATCACTTACTGAAAAAGATTTAGCCGACCTGGAATTTATTATTGAGCAAAAAATTAACTGGGTTGCCCTTTCTTTTGTGCGAAAAGAAGAAGATATACTTGATTTAAAGCAAAGAATAAAACAAAAAAGCAGCAAGCTTAAGGTTATTGCTAAAATAGAAATGCCCGAAGCGGTAAAAAATATCCGCAATATTATTTTGGCCAGCGATGCCATAATGATTGCCCGTGGCGACCTGGGTGTTGAAATTCCCATTGAACAAGTACCTATTGTACAAAAAGATATTATTCGCAAATGCATACGCAGGGCAAAACCGGTAATTGTAGCCACCCAAATGATGGAGAGCATGATAGACCGTACCAAACCCAACCGTAGCGAAGTAACCGATGTAGCCAATGCCGTGCTGGAAGGCACCGATGCCGTAATGCTTAGCGGCGAAACGGCCACAGGCGCTTATCCAAAACTGGTTGTAGAAACCATGACAAGGATTATTCAATATGTAGAAAGCACTTTATACCATTACAACCGTGAAGATTTACTTGCGCCGCAACCACATTCACCTTCTTTTATTAGCGATGCCATATGTTACAATGCCTGCAAACTTGCGCAGGATGCAAAAGCAGATGCACTTATTGGTATGACGCAAAGCGGCTATACCGGCTTTATGCTCAGTAGCTACCGGCCAAAATCACCTTTATTTATTTTTAGTAAAGAACGCACTCTCATAAACCAATTGAGTTTAAGCTGGGGCGTACGTGGGTTGTTTTATAATGAAGAAGTGAGTATTGATGATATAATTTTTGACCAGATAAATATCCTTAAAGAAAGGGGATATTTAAAAAAAGGGGATATTGTAGTAAATACCGGCAGCATCCCGGTAAAACTCCACCTTAATACCAATACCATTAAAATTACTATGGTAGATTAA
- a CDS encoding arginine--tRNA ligase: MHIVESIQKAAAKTLCGLFGAAVTENDFQVNKTKEEFDGDYTIVLFGLLKKTGKSPDTLGNELGNALVQQNSELFSGFNIIKGFLNLSIAEGYWHQFLQQHYSNTFYGKKSIHTGKVMVEYSSPNTNKPLHLGHLRNNFLGWSIAEILKYNGYQVIKTSIANDRGIHICKSMVAWQLYANGSTPESTNTKGDHFVGDYYVLFGTEHNKQAKELADSGMSKDEAEKNTALIKAAQQMLIDWEAGKADVIALWEMMNSWVYKGFDETYKTIGSDFDKMYYESDTYILGKQLVQMGLQKNVFYKKEDGSVWIDLTADGLDEKIVQRKDGTAVYITQDIGLALEKHKQYQCNKSIYVVGDEQNYHFKVLKLICEKLQIPAAEGIYHLSYGMVELPSGRMKTREGTVVDADEIVTEMQAEAAQKTNELGKVKDFSAEELQTLYLTIGLGALKFFLLRVDPKKKMLFNPAESIDFHGFTGPFIQYNFARIQSVLRKNEAPKIEITRGFFLPLEKELVVLLEQYPSVLTAAANEYNPSAIAVYAYQLAKTFSSFFAGHSIAHAETDEKKQLRLRLAMLTANVLQSALHLLGIKVPERM, from the coding sequence ATGCACATTGTTGAATCCATTCAAAAAGCTGCTGCCAAAACGCTTTGCGGGCTTTTTGGTGCTGCGGTAACCGAAAACGACTTCCAGGTAAATAAAACAAAAGAAGAATTTGATGGTGATTATACTATTGTGTTATTTGGCCTTTTAAAAAAAACCGGCAAAAGCCCCGATACCCTGGGCAATGAATTAGGCAATGCATTGGTACAGCAAAACTCTGAATTATTTAGCGGGTTCAATATTATAAAAGGTTTCTTAAACCTTAGCATCGCTGAGGGCTATTGGCATCAATTTTTACAACAGCATTACAGCAATACTTTTTACGGCAAAAAATCAATCCATACAGGAAAAGTAATGGTGGAATATTCATCCCCCAACACCAATAAGCCGCTTCACCTGGGCCATTTAAGAAACAATTTTTTAGGCTGGAGCATTGCAGAAATTTTAAAATACAACGGCTACCAGGTAATTAAAACCTCCATTGCAAACGACCGTGGCATCCATATTTGCAAAAGTATGGTTGCCTGGCAACTTTACGCAAATGGCAGTACACCTGAAAGCACCAATACAAAAGGTGATCATTTTGTTGGCGATTATTACGTATTGTTTGGAACAGAACATAATAAACAGGCCAAAGAACTGGCAGATAGTGGTATGAGCAAAGATGAAGCCGAAAAAAATACGGCTTTAATAAAAGCAGCACAGCAAATGCTTATTGACTGGGAAGCCGGCAAGGCAGATGTGATTGCTTTGTGGGAAATGATGAATAGCTGGGTGTATAAAGGCTTTGATGAAACCTATAAAACCATTGGCAGCGATTTTGATAAAATGTACTACGAAAGCGATACCTATATACTAGGCAAGCAACTGGTACAAATGGGCCTGCAGAAAAATGTTTTTTATAAAAAAGAGGATGGCAGCGTTTGGATTGATTTAACGGCTGATGGTTTAGATGAAAAAATTGTGCAGCGTAAAGACGGAACAGCCGTTTACATTACACAGGATATTGGCCTTGCACTCGAAAAACACAAACAATACCAGTGCAACAAAAGCATTTACGTAGTTGGCGATGAGCAAAATTATCACTTTAAAGTATTAAAACTCATTTGTGAAAAGTTGCAAATTCCAGCTGCCGAAGGGATTTATCACTTAAGCTACGGCATGGTGGAGCTACCAAGTGGCCGCATGAAAACACGGGAAGGAACAGTAGTAGATGCAGATGAAATTGTAACAGAAATGCAGGCAGAAGCTGCGCAAAAAACCAATGAGCTGGGAAAAGTAAAAGATTTTTCTGCCGAAGAGTTACAGACCTTGTACCTTACCATTGGCCTGGGTGCCTTAAAGTTTTTTTTATTAAGGGTAGACCCTAAAAAAAAGATGCTCTTCAATCCTGCAGAAAGTATAGATTTTCATGGTTTTACCGGGCCTTTTATCCAGTATAATTTTGCCAGGATACAATCGGTATTAAGAAAAAACGAAGCACCTAAAATAGAAATTACCCGGGGATTTTTTTTACCGCTGGAAAAAGAGTTGGTTGTTTTACTGGAACAATATCCATCTGTACTTACTGCTGCTGCAAATGAATACAACCCATCTGCAATAGCAGTATATGCATACCAACTGGCCAAAACTTTTAGTTCGTTCTTTGCAGGACATTCCATTGCACATGCAGAAACTGATGAAAAAAAACAACTCAGGCTCAGGCTGGCAATGCTTACGGCAAATGTGCTGCAAAGCGCATTGCATTTACTGGGTATAAAAGTGCCCGAACGGATGTAA
- the pfkA gene encoding 6-phosphofructokinase, which yields MAEKKVTRIGVMCSGGDSPGMNAGIRAVVRTALYHGIEVFGIVRGYSGMIEDDIHQMQSRSVANIIQIGGTILKTARSKEFFTKEGRQKAYNNLKKRGINGLVILGGDGSFRGAQTFSNEFDIPCIGLPGTIDKDIAGTDFTIGFDTAVNTAVQAIDKIRDTAESHDRLFIIEVMGRDAGYIALHSGIATGAENILIPEKKTDIDNLIASLQEKEKRKKLVNLIIVAEGEKGGADYIDKIIKEKIPGLDTRVCILGHIQRGGSPTCFDRLIASRMGYHAVECLMEGRFNVFVGIVNNRINYIPLNEAVKKKQRINEEWMKIVKILSS from the coding sequence ATGGCAGAAAAAAAAGTAACAAGAATAGGTGTAATGTGCAGTGGTGGCGACAGCCCCGGAATGAATGCAGGCATAAGAGCAGTAGTACGTACGGCACTTTACCATGGCATTGAAGTATTTGGCATTGTGCGTGGATACAGCGGAATGATAGAAGATGATATCCATCAAATGCAAAGCCGCAGTGTGGCCAACATTATTCAAATAGGCGGTACTATTTTAAAAACAGCAAGGTCCAAAGAATTTTTTACAAAAGAAGGCAGGCAAAAAGCTTATAACAATTTAAAAAAGAGAGGTATTAACGGGCTGGTAATTTTGGGTGGTGATGGCAGTTTCAGGGGTGCACAAACTTTCAGCAATGAATTTGATATTCCCTGTATTGGCCTGCCGGGAACCATTGATAAAGATATTGCCGGTACAGATTTTACCATTGGCTTTGATACCGCTGTAAACACTGCCGTTCAGGCAATTGATAAAATAAGAGATACGGCCGAAAGCCACGACAGGCTTTTTATAATAGAAGTAATGGGGCGTGATGCCGGCTATATTGCCTTGCACAGCGGCATTGCCACCGGTGCAGAAAATATCCTCATCCCCGAAAAGAAAACAGATATTGACAACCTAATTGCTTCTTTACAGGAAAAAGAAAAACGCAAAAAATTAGTAAACCTTATCATTGTTGCAGAAGGCGAAAAAGGCGGGGCAGATTATATTGACAAAATCATTAAAGAAAAAATTCCCGGCCTGGATACCCGGGTTTGTATTTTGGGCCATATACAACGAGGCGGTTCCCCTACCTGCTTTGACAGATTAATTGCCAGCCGCATGGGTTACCACGCTGTAGAATGCCTAATGGAAGGCAGGTTTAATGTATTTGTAGGTATAGTAAATAACCGCATCAATTACATACCGTTGAACGAAGCCGTGAAAAAGAAACAACGCATTAATGAAGAATGGATGAAAATTGTAAAAATCCTTTCTTCCTAA
- a CDS encoding RNA polymerase sigma-70 factor → MTSGCPISEDEILNLLPLIAMQDEGAFRKLYMHYYTKLFQFSHSICKNKQWAEEVTEDVFIKIWRNHKNAPQIQNLKVYLYTAIKNTTLNYIAQQARRNITEPFGDIDIELTENPADSIIEKETFKKIYQAIETLPPRCKIVFKLIREDGLKYKEVAAILNISPKTVEAQMALAIKRIFLFMKDDFLKKPDLKLFYKKVKSN, encoded by the coding sequence ATGACATCAGGCTGCCCTATTTCTGAAGATGAAATATTAAACCTGCTTCCGCTAATTGCTATGCAGGATGAGGGTGCTTTTCGCAAACTCTACATGCATTATTATACCAAGCTGTTCCAATTTTCTCATTCTATTTGTAAAAATAAACAGTGGGCAGAGGAAGTAACAGAAGATGTATTTATTAAAATATGGCGCAACCATAAAAATGCCCCCCAAATCCAAAACCTGAAAGTATATTTATACACCGCAATTAAAAATACTACCCTCAACTATATAGCCCAGCAAGCCCGCCGAAATATTACCGAACCCTTTGGCGATATTGACATAGAGCTCACTGAAAACCCTGCAGATAGCATTATTGAAAAAGAAACCTTTAAAAAAATTTACCAGGCCATAGAAACCCTTCCCCCACGCTGCAAAATTGTTTTTAAACTCATAAGGGAAGATGGCTTAAAATATAAAGAGGTTGCAGCAATACTCAACATCTCCCCAAAAACCGTTGAGGCCCAAATGGCCCTTGCCATCAAAAGGATTTTTCTGTTTATGAAAGACGATTTTCTAAAAAAGCCCGATCTTAAACTTTTTTACAAAAAAGTTAAAAGCAATTAA